A genomic window from Hyla sarda isolate aHylSar1 chromosome 8, aHylSar1.hap1, whole genome shotgun sequence includes:
- the LOC130285340 gene encoding tripartite motif-containing protein 16-like, which translates to METPEFGKKDEISCTYCVQSPVPATRTCLHCEASLCEEHVKVHSKSTEHILVEPTTSIKDMKCSIHNKVIEFCCSKDGACICVSCCIIGEHRGHKVDPLKEAFEKRKASFKDSLDNLALEREENEKKLERLLEKRDNMQGTATGVTERVAALFRDMSEQLEALQARAMTEVSRQEQQVMVRVNGLIEQLEKKKDELSKKMNHLEELRNVTNPLTVLRGTSHEQIKCRNSQKTNESDNDIQVSSSVDEGPVSLILHIGLLNFAENLQDLKALRQFTGIKKADVTFDVNTAQHKILVSSDLKLASHSTTSQKYPETPERFKSCQVLSTNEFTAGQHYWEVDVSKAKRWIIGVALKSIERKIAGNESFLGYNKKSWTLFYQKFLGVSHNNVQNTVVSDSTVQGVGIYLDYDAGYLSFYQLNPSRHLHTFTATFDEPLHAAFYIFDDSCIKIIS; encoded by the coding sequence ATGGAGACACCTGAATTTGGAAAAAAAGACGAGATCTCCTGCACCTACTGCGTCCAGTCTCCGGTGCCCGCTACTAGAACATGTCTGCACTGTGAAGCTTCTCTGTGTGAAGAACATGTAAAGGTCCACAGTAAGTCTACAGAACATATCTTGGTAGAACCCACCACTTCCATCAAGGATATGAAGTGTTCTATCCACAATAAAGTCATTGAGTTCTGCTGCTCCAAGGACGGAGCCTGTATCTGTGTGTCATGTTGTATCATCGGAGAACATCGAGGTCACAAGGTGGACCCACTCAAGGAGGCCTTCGAgaagagaaaagcaagttttaaaGATTCCTTGGATAACTTGGCTTTGGAGAGAGAAGAGAATGAGAAAAAACTTGAGAGACTGTTAGAGAAACGGGACAACATGCAAGGGACGGCAACAGGGGTGACAGAAAGGGTGGCTGCCCTTTTTCGAGACATGAGTGAACAGCTAGAGGCCCTTCAGGCCAGGGCAATGACTGAGGTCTCAAGGCAGGAGCAACAAGTCATGGTCCGGGTCAACGGTTTGATTGAACAACTGGAGAAGAAGAAGGATGAACTCTCAAAAAAGATGAACCACCTCGAGGAGCTGCGTAATGTCACCAACCCGCTAACAGTGCTGAGGGGAACATCTCATGAACAGATAAAGTGTAGGAACTCTCAAAAAACCAACGAAAGTGACAATGATATCCAAGTATCTAGCAGTGTAGACGAGGGCCCCGTCTCCCTTATCCTACACATAGGGCTCCTAAACTTTGCCGAGAATCTGCAGGACCTCAAAGCCTTACGACAATTTACAGGAATAAAAAAGGCCGACGTTACATTCGATGTGAACACGGCTCAACATAAAATCCTCGTTTCAAGTGACCTGAAGTTGGCTTCGCACTCCACGACATCTCAAAAGTACCCAGAAACCCCTGAGAGGTTTAAGTCGTGTCAAGTCTTGAGCACCAATGAATTCACCGCTGGTCAACACTACTGGGAGGTGGATGTGAGCAAAGCCAAGAGGTGGATCATTGGGGTGGCCCTCAAGAGCATCGAGAGGAAGATCGCCGGTAACGAGTCTTTTCTCGGGTACAACAAGAAGTCTTGGACcttattttaccaaaaatttctcGGAGTCTCTCACAACAACGTACAGAACACAGTGGTCTCCGATTCAACCGTGCAAGGAGTTGGGATCTACCTTGACTATGACGCCGGGTACCTGTCCTTCTATCAGCTGAACCCTAGCAGACACTTGCATACCTTCACCGCCACCTTCGATGAGCCCCTCCACGCCGCCTTCTACATATTTGACGACAGCTGCATTAAAATTATATCTTAG